GGCGCTTTAAACATTGCTCAATAATCGCCATTCATCCTGGAACGACTGACACCAACCTTTCAGAACCCTTTCAAGCAAACGTACCACCAGAAAAACTGTTCACTCCAGAGTTTGCCATCGATAAAATGATGGCGGTGATCGAGCAAGCGAGCACGGAGGACAGCGGAAAATTCTACGCTTGGGATGGCTCGCTAATCGAATGGTAACTATTCAAAGCGAGGCTCTTCACCCAGTCTAGCGTATGGAAACTCATCTTCCTTAGATAAGCGATAATATTGATTCAAACCACCGATCCCCACATTACTTTACTTTCCAAGTCTAAATAGCCTTTATCATTGACTGCATCATCAGGAGCAATAATGTGTTGAATTTGACCAATCATTAAGCGCGTCTCATTCAGCTCAATCGGTAGCTGCTGACAGAACTTAACGCCAAACTTGATGGTGGCTTCTTTGACGTAAGGTGCTTTAAACCCGTCGATATACTCTTCTGTAAAACCACACTTCTCAAATTCAGAGACATTGCTTGGAAACTTGGTCGATGTGTAATGCGCATTTTTGATATGACTCGCAGGAACATGGTTCACCGTAAAAAAACTATTTTCCAGAATATTGTCGTAAGTATTTCGCGGGACCTCATCGGTAGGACGAGTGATAAAGCCCACTAGAGCAGGATCACTCCCTAAGTGCACAACCGAACTAAAAATAGCAAGATTGCTTAGGCCATCACTATTTATCGTACCGATAAGGTTCGCAGGCTTCACACCTGTGATGCTATTAATTAAGTTTAGTCGATACTTGCGTTCTAACTGTTGAATATCGCTAACTGATAAATTCATTCAATACCTCCGATTGCGTGGTCCTACTATGACACAATCAATATCAATATTGAGTGAAGGTTTAGAAAGCAAAAAACTTAAATCACCCATAGGTTCATAAATTCATTCACCGGGGTTTCAAGCAGTGACTCTTCATCAAGACATAAATCAATAATTTCTTCGCCATGTCTTTTAGGAAAGCGCGTATAAACATTCTTCTTAAACTTTTCGATTAAGACAGGAATCCCCTCTTCCCTACGTCTTCTATGACCGAGCGGGTATTCAACGGTAACTTTATCGGTAGAGCTGCCGTCTTTAAAAAACACTTGAACCGCGTTAGCGATACTCCGTTTGCTTGGCTCGTGATAGTCCTTTGACCATTCTTTATTTTCTTGAAGGGTCATCTTGTCACGCAAAACATCGATGCGTGAATCTTGTGCCACATCATCTTCATAATGATCGGCATTTAATTCGCCGAATAATAAACCACACGCCACCATGTACTGAATACAGTGATCACGATCAGCAGGATTGTGTAACTCTCCCTCTTTCGAAATAATTCGAATGGCAGATTCGTGGGTGGTCAATTCGATACGCTCGATGTCATCAATTTTGTGAGCGACACTATCGTGTAACTCGATAGAAGCTTCGACCGCGGTTTGACCGTGGAACTCTGCTGGATACGAAATCTTAAACAAAATGTTTTCCATCACGTAAGAACCAAAGTCACGCTGAAAACTAAAAGGGTTGCCGTTAAACGAAACGTCATAGAACCCCCAGGTCTTAGCACTTAATGCGCTCGGATAGCCCATCTCACCGGTCAATGTCATCATCGCCAATCTAACTGCTCGCGACGTCGCGTCACCCGCAGCCCAGGACTTTCGTGAGCCGGTGTTTGGCGTATGGCGATACGTTCGCAAAGACTGGCCATCGACAAACGCTTGTGACACCGCATCAATAATATCGTCTCTACTACCACCCATCATTTGCGTCACGACTGCCGTTGATGCCACTTTTACCAGAATCACGTGATCCAAACCGACCCGATTGAAACTATTATCCAGTGCTAATACGCCTTGAATTTCATGCGCCTTAACCATCGCCTCTAAAACCGTTTTCATGGTCAGCGGTGCGTAACCTTCTGCGATAGACTGGCGACTTAAAAAGTCTGCAATGGCTAGAATTCCACCGAGGTTATCCGAGGGGTGCCCCCACTCTGCGGCCAGCCAAGTATCGTTGTAATCCAGCCAGCGAATCATACAGCCAATATCAAAAGCGGCTTTGACCGGATCCATTTCGAATTGTGTTCCAGGAACCCGCGCCCCGTTTGGCACCACAGTGCCTGGTGCCAATGGGCCTAAATGCTTAGTACATTCAGGGTAGCGTAGAGCAAGTAAACCGCAGCCCAATGTATCCATTAAGCAATATCGAGCTGTGGTCATGGCCTCGTTGCTTTCGACCGTATAATCCGCAATATACTCCGCGATACGAACTAACTCAGGATCTGGATCGGGGCGTACGTTCGACTCTACATTATTCGACATGGTAACTCCTTGCTCATGATGAATGTTATTCTATTCACCTTAAACATACGCAGCGCCTATCTCAAGCGACAAATGTTAAGTTTGATTAATCCTGTCGCGCCTTCTTTTAAAACCCACTTCCAACTTGCATAAAAATCAGCCACAATGATGCTCAGAAAATAAACAACGACAATAATAACGGATGAGCCAACACTACCCAAAAAGCTATTACGCGGCGACCAAAAATCACGAGCTAAACGATGACGTTTTTGAAGACAACCTCGAGGTTGAAACCTGTATCGTCGGCGGAGGCTATGCGGGACTAATGACGGCACTGGGCTTAGTGGAACGTGGGCATACCAATATCGCCATCATAGAAAAGCATGGTGTTGGCTATGGCTGCTCAGGTCGCAACGGAGGCTTAGTGTTCGGTGGTTATTCGTTAGGCGCTAGGGCTTTGATCAAACAAGTCGGTCTTGAGCAAGCCAAAGAGTTGTATCAATTTACTCAAGCAGCCGTAAGCCTCATTCGTCGCCGCGTCGTTCAATACACCATTAACTGTGATTTGGTCGATAAAGGTGCGCTCTGGGCGAACTGGTTTAAAGATCAAAAACTGCTTCATCGAGAGCGCGACTTCATGCGCGAAACGATGGGCATTGAGTGGGACTACATCACCCCCGAAGCGCTCAAGGAAAAATTAAAAACCGAGCAATACCATGGCGCTCTCTACGAGCCCAATGCGATGCACTTCCACCCACTCAACTATGCGTTAGGCATCGCCAAAGAATTACAAAAACAAAAGGTCAAAATTTATCAAGGTTGTGAAGTCACGGATATTGATTACAGCAGTGCAACCAAGCGTATCACCACAACCAAAGGAACCCTTCACTCTAAAAATCTAGTTGTCTCTGGTGGTGGTTATATTGGAAACTTATTTAAACCAGTTTCACGATCAATCCTACCCATTGCTACCTACGTCATGACCACCGAACCACTCGGCGAACGGCTTTTGGATGCCATCAATACCCCATCAGCCGTGTACGATACACGCTTTGCCTTCGACTATTACAGGCCGTTAAGAGACGGCCGAATTTTATGGGGCGGCCGGATCAATGCCAACACCCAAAAACCCAAAGACCTTAACCATATTCTTCAGCGTGACATGCTAAAAGTCTTCCCGCAGCTCAAAGGTGTTAACGTTGAATACGATTGGCAAGGCTGGATGGCTTACGCCAGACATCAAATGGCTCAAATTGGTCAAGTTGCGCCGAACGTTTGGTACAACACCGGCTTTGGTGGACACGGCGTAGCGCCGACCACAGCCGCCGGTGAAATCGTTGCCGCTGCTATTACTGGCGAAAACGACCATTACAAAAAGTTTGAAGCCTGGGATTTGCCTTGGAATGGTGGAGCATTTGGCCCACCAGCAGCGCAACTCAGCTACTGGTGGTATCAACTCAAAGACTGGTGGAAAGAAAAGCTGGAGTAAATTTAAGTTGGGGAGATTTTATTTGAGCCGGTTTCTTACTGTTAATCCCACGATGCGTTATTTTAGTTCCTTACCTCTTTAGCAAATCAATTAAAAATTGATAACCAGTCCATATCCCCACTTAAAAAATAGGAATAGGATGGATTACTGGTCATGATGACCAGTAAGTAAGTTAGGAGGATTTACGATGAACGATAAAGCCATTATAGCCTTAGCATTAAGCGCTATTCTCACTACCCCACTGTTAAGCCCTACAGCTCAAGCCAACCCACAATCGAAACAGGCAGCTTATCTCGAGTTACTCGACCAACAAATCGCTATCCTGAATAATTTTGGCTCAGAACAACAAGTCAAGAACTTAGAGTCCGCAAAAAATGGTTTGCTGTTTCTAAGCGATGAAGAATTAAATACATTGCCAGATGTAGACTATTTAACTAGCTTGAAAAGTTCTAATCAGATCTTGTTGAATAACATACAAACCACAACTGTTCAAAAGCAAAGCAGTAACTTCAACATCCAAGCAACAACAACCTTAACCCCACCCGACTACCCGAACTTCCCTCTTTGTGCCACGTCTCCTGGACAAAGACATGACGATCTAGTCGTATTCATCTCAGAGCAAGCCCTTTTTGTCGCTGAGTCGGTGCGCGAAGTCGCATCCAGAGGCTGTGAGCAGGTAGTCGTTGCTTTAGGTGCCGGTGGCAATACATCAGCAGCCTGTATCGTAACTGACGCCGTTTATATTGCGGCCAAAGAAGCCCACAATATTATCAGCTTCTGTGACGCCGAAGTTGACGAAGCGCAGCTTGAAGCAGCATTTCTAAGAACTGAAGATCTATTCAATCTCGGACACGAAATTTCAAGCGAATTGTTGACCCACGACACTGATCTGAAAAGTAACTTAACGACTCATGATACTGAGGTTAAAGCAAACCTCATGACTCACGATACGGATATCAAATCCAATCTAGCGACACATGATTTGGACATCAAAAATTTACTCATTCAGGTTTTAGCCAACCAAGGGGAAATGCTAGCGAATCAAACAACCATTATTGAGTTACTGAATACACCACAGGGTAAACGCCCAGCTTGGAATGATCAGTAATAACCATTTATCTCAAGCAATAAATAAAGCCAGCAACCGCTGGCTTTATTATAAGCAGTGTCCTGCGGACAATCTGTTGCTAACAAACTCTTGCCCTAGTGGAAACTATTTAGGCTTACCCTTAACAATAAACCCAGTATCAACACCAAACCAAAATTCGTTTTTGGCTTCGTCATAATACATGTGACGCACTGAGCCGCCGCTCTCAACAATCGTTTTACTGACAAACGCTTTTGAGTCTGTATCAAAACCCAGCATCACGTTAGGGTAAGGCCCAGTTTCCGCAAACCAAATACGTTCTTCGCTATCCAAGACCGTACCGTAAGGTTGGCTGTCATGA
The DNA window shown above is from Kangiella marina and carries:
- a CDS encoding flavin reductase family protein; its protein translation is MNLSVSDIQQLERKYRLNLINSITGVKPANLIGTINSDGLSNLAIFSSVVHLGSDPALVGFITRPTDEVPRNTYDNILENSFFTVNHVPASHIKNAHYTSTKFPSNVSEFEKCGFTEEYIDGFKAPYVKEATIKFGVKFCQQLPIELNETRLMIGQIQHIIAPDDAVNDKGYLDLESKVMWGSVV
- a CDS encoding FAD-binding oxidoreductase, whose product is MSQHYPKSYYAATKNHELNDDVFEDNLEVETCIVGGGYAGLMTALGLVERGHTNIAIIEKHGVGYGCSGRNGGLVFGGYSLGARALIKQVGLEQAKELYQFTQAAVSLIRRRVVQYTINCDLVDKGALWANWFKDQKLLHRERDFMRETMGIEWDYITPEALKEKLKTEQYHGALYEPNAMHFHPLNYALGIAKELQKQKVKIYQGCEVTDIDYSSATKRITTTKGTLHSKNLVVSGGGYIGNLFKPVSRSILPIATYVMTTEPLGERLLDAINTPSAVYDTRFAFDYYRPLRDGRILWGGRINANTQKPKDLNHILQRDMLKVFPQLKGVNVEYDWQGWMAYARHQMAQIGQVAPNVWYNTGFGGHGVAPTTAAGEIVAAAITGENDHYKKFEAWDLPWNGGAFGPPAAQLSYWWYQLKDWWKEKLE
- a CDS encoding bifunctional 2-methylcitrate dehydratase/aconitate hydratase, which encodes MSNNVESNVRPDPDPELVRIAEYIADYTVESNEAMTTARYCLMDTLGCGLLALRYPECTKHLGPLAPGTVVPNGARVPGTQFEMDPVKAAFDIGCMIRWLDYNDTWLAAEWGHPSDNLGGILAIADFLSRQSIAEGYAPLTMKTVLEAMVKAHEIQGVLALDNSFNRVGLDHVILVKVASTAVVTQMMGGSRDDIIDAVSQAFVDGQSLRTYRHTPNTGSRKSWAAGDATSRAVRLAMMTLTGEMGYPSALSAKTWGFYDVSFNGNPFSFQRDFGSYVMENILFKISYPAEFHGQTAVEASIELHDSVAHKIDDIERIELTTHESAIRIISKEGELHNPADRDHCIQYMVACGLLFGELNADHYEDDVAQDSRIDVLRDKMTLQENKEWSKDYHEPSKRSIANAVQVFFKDGSSTDKVTVEYPLGHRRRREEGIPVLIEKFKKNVYTRFPKRHGEEIIDLCLDEESLLETPVNEFMNLWVI